The sequence AGCGCAACCCATCAAGAGCCATCAGAGGCTTCAGGGACGGCCACAAAAGGGCGCAGTCGCTGGTCAGCCCCGGAGCGGCAATGTTGAAGCGGGCGGCGGCCAGAGCCGCTCCATGACGGCCGGGGGACGTGGAAAGAATCAAAACATCCCCCTGCCGAAGATTCGAGGTCTGGAGAGTTCGGGAAGACATTTTTTTCCCCATGGCGCAGGCCGCGATAAAAATTTTGTCCGCCATGCCGTGGGGCACGACCTTGGTGTCTCCCGCGATCAGCCGGATATTTCCCTCTTTTGCCGTGCGGGCCGCGCTTTCCATGTAGCGGTCCAGGAGAGAGAACTCCAGCCCCTCTTCGATAATCAGGGAAAGCGTCAGCCAGCGGGGCTCCACGCCTCGAACCGCCAGATCGTTGGAGGAACCGCAGACGGCCAGTTTCCCGATGTCGCCCCCGGGAAAATCCTGGGGCGAAACGGTAAATCCGTCCATTGTGACGGCAATATCCGCATCGTTCCCGCCTTTATCGAGAAAGGCGCAATCCTCCATCTCGAATCCCTCCGTCTCGAAACGGGAGAGAATGCGCTCCGTCAGCTTCTGAGTCAGACGGCCTCCGCTTCCGTGTCCTGAGGTTACGGCGTCCTCCTTCATTGATGATACCTGTACCACGCTCCACACGTCCCTTCACTGGAAACCATGCAGGGCCCCACCGGGGCAAGGGGCGTACAGACCCTGCCGAAAAGTTCACATTCAGGCGGCGAAATCAGTCCTGAAAGCACTTCGCCGCAGCGACATCCGTTATCGACGACATCTTCGGCGGGGTCGAGACCGAATTTTCTCACGGCGTCGAACTCCCCGTAAGGCTCCGCGATGCGACAGCCGGAACCGGCAATGACTCCCAGCCCCCTCCATCGGGCGTCGCAGGGCTCGAACACCTCCGACAGAATCCGGCGGGCGGCTGGATTTCCCTCAATGGGGACGTCCTTCAGCCGCCAGACGCTCAGGCGAAAATCCCGTTCGGCCACCTGTCTGGCAAGGTCTGTCATGCAGGCCAGAATTTCCTCCGGCTCGAACCCGGCGACAGCGGCGGCTCTGCGAAGTTTTTTCGTCAGAAAGGCGTATTCGTCGAGCCCGGTGACCACCGTCACGTGTCCGGGCAGAATAAATCCGTCGATTCTCAGGTCAGGATTGGAACAAAGGGCGGACAGGGCCGCCGGAACCGTTTTGTGCAGACAGAGAACGGAAAAATTATCGAGGCCGTTTCGACGGGCCTGCTGCAGGGTCACAGCCGTCGCGGGGGCCGTGGTTTCGAAGCCGACTCCGAGAAAGACCACCTCCCGCTCCGGATTTTTTCGGGCGATCTCCATGGACTGGATGGCTGACGTCACGACCTCCACCGCCGCCCCCTCTCCCTTCATCTTCAGCAGGGATCCGGAAGAGCCGGGAACCCGCAGCATGTCGCCATAAGTGAGAACGACGCAGTCCCTTTTCGCCAGAGACAGGGCCATGTCGATCTCCGACTGATCGGTGACGCAGACCGGACAGCCCGGCCCGGAAAGCACACGAAGCCCCTCCGGCAGCAGGGAACGCAGCCCCGATCGAAAAATGGCCACGGTATGGGTGCCGCAGACCTCCATAAACGTGAGAGGACGCCCCGCACACTCCAGATATTCGCTCAGTTTTCCCCGCAGGGCTTCGATATTCGCTGGCCCCTCACGGGGCGCTTTCAGGTCAGACTCGGGCAACGGAGGCCTCCGCCGCTTCATTGAGCTCCTTCCAGAGGGCGATCATTTCCTCGGATTCTCCCCTGTCCAGCTTCTGAATCGCGAAACCGGCGTGAACAAGGACGGTATCCCCCACCGCCGGATCTTCGATCAGGTCCAGGCGAATTTCAACTTCGACGCCGCCGGATTCAGCCCGGGCCGATCCATCATCGAAAATTTCCACTATCGTATAGGGCACAGCCAAACACATCATAATTCCCTCCAAATGACATATCTTTCTTATTGTACACGTTTCCCGCGGGCAAATGAACAGCGGTCGATTCAATTTCAGGCCTCAAAAGACGGAGAATATGAGAAAATCCACTTCTTTACGCTTTATCTTCCGGGTAAAAGAGCGTTATACTCCTTCTGAAAAAAGGAAAACGGCATCGTCCTGCAGGGGACATTCCCGACCCTGCGCGAGACTGGTTCGTCAAAAAAGGCGCTCGAAAAGTTGTACGGGGAAACTGACGGTATCACCCGAATCGAGGAGGACTCCAAATGCAGCAGACTATTTCTCCGCCCTTCTGGCACCCCGCGTGTTCGGGGGCTTTCATTCTCGACTGGGACGGGGTGCTGGCCGACACCCGGTTGGACTTCGGCCCTCTGCGTCAAAAATATTTCGAGGGGAAAATCGTCCCTCTGATCGAGGCCGCGGACCGGCTGCCGGAGTCCGTCCGAGACGAAGTGAAGGCGGAGATTCGCAGAATTGAAATGGAGGGCGCGGAAAAGGCCGTGCCCGTGAAGGGCGCCCGGGACCTCATCGCCTGGCTCAACGATTCCGGCAAACCCTGGGCGGTGGTATCGAGAAACTGCCGGGATTCCATCCTGCTGGCGGCGGAGCGATGCGGAATAACGCTTCCTCCCGTTCTGCTCAGCCGGGAAGATCCCCACGTGAAACCCGCGCCCGAAGCTCTGGCCCTGGCGGCAAAAAAGATGAAGGTCCGCCTGGCCGACTGCGTCATGACGGGAGATTTCATCTACGACATTTTAGGGGCGCGCCGCGCTGCCATTCGAGCCGTTCTGGTCCAGCGAGGGGAAACGGAATGGTCCCATCTGGCCGACGCCGCCTGGCCCACGGTCGAAGAATTTGCCCATGCCCTTGCCCATCCCTCGCCTCTGGTCCCCTGGGAGTATCATGACCTGACGCGAAAATACGGAACGGAACACCTCAAAGCGGCCGCCCGAAATATCTACCGGCTGAGCGGAGCGGATGGAGTTTGCCTGCAGGTTCGTACCCTGGCCAGGCTGGGGGCCTTTCGTTTCAGCATCCCCGAGGAGGCAAAGCTGGGCCTCTCCGACTGGAAGGACTCCACATTTCCCGCCCAGGCCATCGACATGCCCCTGTCTCCCCTTTTGGAGGACCTTATGGCGGCCCACTGGCCCTGTGTGCAGTTCGTCCCTCCGGAAACTCAGGATCGAGAGCCCTCCCATCGCGTCCAGGAGGTTCCTCCGTCGCTTCAAGGCGCGGAACTTGAAAATTTTTTCATCGACTCTCTGAAGTGGACGGCAAAAACATAATGATCCTTTCCGAGACGCCCCTCGCCGAAAGAATGCGCCCCCTGACCCTGGAGGAGTACTGCGGACAGCCCCATCTGATGGGCGAAAACGCCCCCCTTCGCAGGCTGATCGAAACGGGTCGGGTGCCCAGTTGTGTTCTGTACGGACCGCCGGGGGTGGGAAAGACCACGCTGGTGCGTCTGATCGCCAGGGCCACTCAACGCAGCCTTCTGGAAATCAACGCGGTCACGGCGAAAGTGGCGGAGCTTCGGGATCTGGTGGAGGAGGCAAAACGCCTGAAGATCATGGGCGGAGGGACGTCGGCTCTGGCTTTCATCGATGAACTGTATCATTTCAACAGCTCCCAGCAGAACGTCCTGCTCCCTTCCGTAGAAAAGGGAGACCTGATTCTCATTGGGACGACCACGGAAAATCCCCGTTACGAAATCAACAAAACCCTGCTTTCCCGCATGATCATCTTCGACCTGAAACCTCTGACGCCGGAGGAACTTCTACCTCTTCTGCGCCGGGCGATGGAGGACAAAACACGGGGGCTGGGCGATCTGGAGGTTCGGGCGTCGGACGAAATTCTGCTGGGCATCGCGACCGCCTCCGGTGGGGACGTGCGACAGGCCCTGACCCGCCTCGAAGCCTCGGTTTCCTTCATAGCCGCGACCGGAGGAACCACTCTCACCTCCGAGGCCGTCGAACAGACCGTGGGAAGCGCCAGTGTCCGTTTTGACAGAAAAGGAGACGACCACTATTCGATCATCTCCGCCATGATCAAGAGCATTCGCGGCTCCGACCCCGACGCCGCGGTCTACTGGCTGGCCCGCCTTCTGGCCGGAGGCGAGGACATTCGGTTCATCTGCCGCCGGATCCTGATCTCCGCGGCGGAGGACATCGGTCTTGCGGATCCCGCGGCCCTTCAAATCGCCGCGGCCGCCACCTTTGCCGCCGACATGACCGGCCTGCCGGAGGCCCGAATCATCCTCTCCGAAGCCGTGATCTATCTGGCTGCCGCCCCCAAGAGCAACAGCGCTTACCTCGCGGTGGATCGGGCCTCCGCCGAAATCGAAAAGGGCGTGCTCCAGGCCGTTCCCCATCACCTGAAACCCGATGGAAGCGGATACCTCTACCCTCACGACGACCCCC comes from Synergistaceae bacterium and encodes:
- a CDS encoding HAD-IA family hydrolase, with the protein product MQQTISPPFWHPACSGAFILDWDGVLADTRLDFGPLRQKYFEGKIVPLIEAADRLPESVRDEVKAEIRRIEMEGAEKAVPVKGARDLIAWLNDSGKPWAVVSRNCRDSILLAAERCGITLPPVLLSREDPHVKPAPEALALAAKKMKVRLADCVMTGDFIYDILGARRAAIRAVLVQRGETEWSHLADAAWPTVEEFAHALAHPSPLVPWEYHDLTRKYGTEHLKAAARNIYRLSGADGVCLQVRTLARLGAFRFSIPEEAKLGLSDWKDSTFPAQAIDMPLSPLLEDLMAAHWPCVQFVPPETQDREPSHRVQEVPPSLQGAELENFFIDSLKWTAKT
- a CDS encoding HypC/HybG/HupF family hydrogenase formation chaperone; the encoded protein is MMCLAVPYTIVEIFDDGSARAESGGVEVEIRLDLIEDPAVGDTVLVHAGFAIQKLDRGESEEMIALWKELNEAAEASVARV
- the hypD gene encoding hydrogenase formation protein HypD, encoding MPESDLKAPREGPANIEALRGKLSEYLECAGRPLTFMEVCGTHTVAIFRSGLRSLLPEGLRVLSGPGCPVCVTDQSEIDMALSLAKRDCVVLTYGDMLRVPGSSGSLLKMKGEGAAVEVVTSAIQSMEIARKNPEREVVFLGVGFETTAPATAVTLQQARRNGLDNFSVLCLHKTVPAALSALCSNPDLRIDGFILPGHVTVVTGLDEYAFLTKKLRRAAAVAGFEPEEILACMTDLARQVAERDFRLSVWRLKDVPIEGNPAARRILSEVFEPCDARWRGLGVIAGSGCRIAEPYGEFDAVRKFGLDPAEDVVDNGCRCGEVLSGLISPPECELFGRVCTPLAPVGPCMVSSEGTCGAWYRYHQ
- the hypE gene encoding hydrogenase expression/formation protein HypE; the encoded protein is MVQVSSMKEDAVTSGHGSGGRLTQKLTERILSRFETEGFEMEDCAFLDKGGNDADIAVTMDGFTVSPQDFPGGDIGKLAVCGSSNDLAVRGVEPRWLTLSLIIEEGLEFSLLDRYMESAARTAKEGNIRLIAGDTKVVPHGMADKIFIAACAMGKKMSSRTLQTSNLRQGDVLILSTSPGRHGAALAAARFNIAAPGLTSDCALLWPSLKPLMALDGLRCMRDCTRGGLGTVLCEWAEGASLGVELVETNLPANRETNAICDILGFDPLYLASEGCAVVAVAPEQAEGCLDLLRQNSISRDAAVIGRIVADHPRMVGMKTRIGGMRCVDMPVGEILPRIC
- a CDS encoding replication-associated recombination protein A; this encodes MILSETPLAERMRPLTLEEYCGQPHLMGENAPLRRLIETGRVPSCVLYGPPGVGKTTLVRLIARATQRSLLEINAVTAKVAELRDLVEEAKRLKIMGGGTSALAFIDELYHFNSSQQNVLLPSVEKGDLILIGTTTENPRYEINKTLLSRMIIFDLKPLTPEELLPLLRRAMEDKTRGLGDLEVRASDEILLGIATASGGDVRQALTRLEASVSFIAATGGTTLTSEAVEQTVGSASVRFDRKGDDHYSIISAMIKSIRGSDPDAAVYWLARLLAGGEDIRFICRRILISAAEDIGLADPAALQIAAAATFAADMTGLPEARIILSEAVIYLAAAPKSNSAYLAVDRASAEIEKGVLQAVPHHLKPDGSGYLYPHDDPRHWLPQQYMESPRRYYYPGSLGYEQNIAARLKKFWRRFLEEN